In Oryza brachyantha chromosome 1, ObraRS2, whole genome shotgun sequence, the following are encoded in one genomic region:
- the LOC102720187 gene encoding putative ABC transporter B family member 8 yields the protein MSTGGEAGGRGGGERRSLRGIFKFADRLDVLLMALGTLGAIGDGCSTNLLLIFASDVMNSLGYARAGQAAHGVDFMRAVEKSCLNFVYLAFAVLAVAFMEGYCWSRTSERQVLRIRYLYLQAILRQEVGFFDSQEATTSEIINSISKDASLIQEVLSEKVPLFLMHSTVFISGLAFSTYFSWRLALVSFPLVLLLIIPGLIYGKYLLYLSRQSRHEYANANSLVEQALGSIKTVYSFTAEKRIIQRYTAVLDKTIKLGIRQGIAKGLAVGFTGLSFAIWAFLAWYGSRLVMYHHESGGRIYAAGISFVLGGLSLGMALPELKHFTEASVAATRILDRINRVPEINADDPKGLILDQVRGELQFESVRFVYPSRPNMTVLKDFNLQIPAGQTVALVGSSGSGKSTAIALVQRFYDASEGTVKVDGVNIKELQLKWIRSKMGLVSQDHALFGTSIKENILFGKPDATMDELYAAAMTANAHNFIRGLPEEYETKIGERGALLSGGQKQRIAIARAVIKNPAILLLDEATSALDSESEKLVQHALDQASMGRTTLVVAHKLSTVKNADQIAVVDGGTIAEIGTHDELINKGGPYSRLVKLQKMVSYIDQEGGDQFRASSVARTSTSRLSMSRASPMPLTPAISKETDSPGSPPAPSFSRLLAMNAPEWRQAVIGSLSALVYGSLQPIYAITIGGMIAAFFVQNRNEMNAIISRYALIFCSLSVISIAVNLLQHYNFAYMGEHLVRRIRVQVLEKILTFEAAWFDEETNSSGSLCSRLSNEASLVKTLVADRISLLLQTASGIIIAVTMGLIVAWKLALVMIAVQPTTMICYYAKKIVLSNVSRDLAKAQHQSTQIAIEAVYNHRMVTSFGCSSKVLQLFEHTQEEPLKKARKKSWVAGITTGLSPCLSFLSWALDFWYGGKLAQSGEISAGDVFKTFFVLVSTGKLIADAGSMTSDLAKGANAVASVFEVLDRKSISPQNSQVEKDNQKNKIQGRIEFKKVDFAYPTRPQCLILQDFSLDVKAGTSIGLVGRSGCGKSTIIGLIQRFYDVDRGAVRVDGMDVREMNILWYRGFTALVSQEPAIFSGSVRDNIAFGKPEADEDEIVEAAKAANAHEFISSLKDGYHTDCGEHGLQLSGGQKQRIAIARAIIRNPSILLLDEATSALDAQSEQVVQEALDRIMSGRTTIVVAHRLNTIKNVDSIAFLGEGKVVERGTYPHLMSKKGAFYNLATLQK from the exons TCTTGCCTGAATTTCGTCTACCTGGCATTCGCGGTGCTGGCAGTGGCGTTTATGG agGGGTATTGCTGGAGCAGGACGAGCGAGAGGCAGGTGCTGAGAATCAGGTACCTGTACCTGCAGGCCATCCTGCGGCAGGAGGTGGGCTTCTTCGACTCGCAGGAGGCAACCACCTCGGAGATCATCAACAGCATCTCCAAGGACGCCTCGCTCATCCAGGAGGTTCTCAGTGAGAAG GTTCCACTCTTTCTGATGCACTCTACAGTTTTCATCTCCGGGCTGGCATTCTCCACCTATTTCTCCTGGAGGCTGGCTCTGGTTTCTTTCCCTCTGGTCCTGCTCCTGATAATTCCAGGGCTGATCTATGGCAAGTATCTCCTGTACCTTTCCCGACAATCACGGCACGAGTATGCGAATGCAAATTCCTTGGTTGAGCAAGCACTCGGCTCGATCAAGACCGTCTACTCTTTCACTGCTGAGAAAAGGATCATCCAGAGGTACACTGCGGTTCTTGACAAGACAATCAAGCTGGGGATCAGGCAAGGTATAGCCAAAGGTCTGGCTGTGGGATTCACAGGCCTTTCCTTCGCCATCTGGGCTTTCCTTGCCTGGTATGGCAGTAGACTGGTGATGTACCATCATGAAAGCGGAGGAAGGATATATGCTGCAGGGATTTCCTTCGTTTTGGGTGGCCT ATCCCTTGGAATGGCACTCCCTGAGTTGAAGCATTTCACAGAAGCATCAGTTGCTGCCACAAGAATCCTCGATCGGATAAACCGTGTGCCAGAGATTAATGCCGATGACCCCAAGGGTCTTATTTTGGATCAAGTCCGGGGAGAGCTTCAGTTTGAGTCTGTCCGCTTTGTTTACCCATCGAGGCCAAACATGACAGTCCTCAAGGACTTCAACCTCCAGATTCCTGCTGGGCAAACTGTCGCCTTGGTCGGGTCCAGTGGCAGCGGCAAGTCAACCGCAATAGCGTTGGTTCAACGCTTCTATGATGCCTCTGAAGGAACAGTCAAGGTTGATGGTGTCAACATTAAAGAACTCCAGCTCAAGTGGATCAGGAGCAAGATGGGGCTTGTCAGCCAAGATCATGCACTCTTTGGCACATCCATAAAAGAGAACATTTTGTTTGGCAAACCGGATGCAACAATGGATGAATTGTATGCGGCAGCCATGACAGCAAATGCTCACAACTTCATAAGAGGGCTTCCTGAGGAATATGAGACTAAG ATTGGTGAGCGTGGAGCATTGCTATCAGGTGGCCAGAAGCAACGCATTGCCATTGCACGGGCAGTCATCAAGAACCCTGCTATACTTTTGCTTGATGAAGCCACAAGCGCACTTGACTCAGAATCAGAGAAGCTGGTGCAGCATGCACTTGACCAAGCATCTATGGGAAGAACAACATTG GTAGTAGCTCATAAGCTTTCCACAGTGAAGAATGCCGATCAGATTGCTGTGGTTGATGGGGGTACCATAGCAGAAATTGGCACACACGATGAACTGATCAACAAGGGCGGCCCATATTCACGACTTGTGAAGCTGCAGAAGATGGTGAGCTACATCGATCAAGAAGGTGGTGACCAATTTAGGGCCTCTTCAGTGGCAAGGACCAGTACCAGCCGTCTCAGTATGTCTAGAGCAAGTCCAATGCCACTTACACCAGCTATTTCAAAGGAAACAGATTCCCCTGGTTCTCCCCCTGCACCATCTTTCTCCAGGCTTCTTGCAATGAATGCACCAGAGTGGAGACAAGCAGTCATAGGCAGTCTGTCTGCTTTGGTATATGGTTCCTTGCAACCCATCTATGCTATAACCATCGGAGGAATGATTGCTGCATTTTTTGTTCAAAACCGCAATGAGATGAATGCAATTATCAGCCGCTATGCCTTGATTTTCTGCTCATTGTCCGTGATATCCATTGCTGTTAATCTACTTCAACACTACAATTTTGCTTACATGGGGGAGCATCTAGTTAGGCGTATCCGAGTCCAAGTACTTGAGAAGATCTTAACCTTTGAGGCGGCATGGTTTGATGAAGAAACTAATTCAAGTGGTTCACTGTGCTCTCGGCTTAGCAATGAGGCTTCTCTTGTCAAAACCCTTGTTGCAGATAGAATTTCCCTACTGCTTCAGACAGCTTCTGGAATTATAATTGCAGTGACAATGGGCCTTATAGTAGCTTGGAAACTTGCTCTTGTCATGATCGCTGTACAGCCAACTACGATGATATGCTACTACGCCAAAAAGATAGTTCTCTCCAATGTGTCAAGGGACTTAGCAAAGGCTCAGCATCAAAGTACTCAGATTGCCATAGAAGCTGTTTACAACCACAGGATGGTGACCTCCTTTGGATGCTCATCAAAGGTTCTGCAGCTCTTTGAGCATACACAGGAGGAGCCACTGAAGAAAGCAAGGAAGAAGTCATGGGTGGCTGGGATCACCACTGGACTGTCACCTTGCCTCTCATTCTTGTCATGGGCACTTGACTTCTGGTATGGTGGGAAATTGGCACAGTCTGGGGAGATCTCTGCAGGTGATGTCttcaaaacattttttgtCCTGGTGAGTACAGGAAAGTTGATCGCTGATGCTGGCAGCATGACATCCGACCTAGCAAAGGGAGCAAATGCTGTTGCTTCAGTGTTTGAGGTGCTAGATAGGAAATCTATCTCTCCACAAAATTCACAG GTGGAAAAGGACAATCAGAAGAACAAAATACAAGGGAGAATAGAGTTCAAAAAGGTAGATTTTGCATATCCGACAAGACCACAATGCCTTATCCTACAGGATTTTAGCTTGGATGTGAAAGCAGGAACAAGTATTGGTCTAGTTGGAAGAAGTGGTTGTGGAAAATCTACTATAATAGGTTTGATCCAGAGGTTCTACGATGTTGACAGAGGGGCTGTAAGGGTTGATGGTATGGATGTGAGAGAAATGAATATCCTTTGGTATCGAGGATTTACAGCTCTTGTTAGCCAGGAGCCTGCAATATTTTCTGGTAGTGTCAGGGACAACATTGCTTTTGGTAAACCAGAAGCTGATGAAGACGAGATTGTGGAAGCTGCTAAAGCTGCAAATGCGCATGAGTTCATCTC ATCTCTAAAGGACGGATATCATACTGACTGCGGTGAGCATGGATTACAACTATCGGGAGGACAAAAGCAGCGTATTGCGATTGCGAGGGCAATAATCAGGAATCCATCAATACTACTACTTGATGAAGCAACAAGTGCTCTCGATGCACAGTCAGAGCAAGTTGTGCAGGAGGCCCTTGATAGAATCATGTCAGGAAGGACTACAATTGTGGTGGCACATCGACTGAACACAATCAAGAATGTAGACTCAATTGCCTTCTTAGGAGAGGGTAAGGTAGTGGAACGTGGTACTTACCCACACCTCATGAGTAAGAAAGGAGCATTCTACAACCTAGCGACTCTTCAGaaataa